The following proteins come from a genomic window of Nostoc sp. TCL26-01:
- the argS gene encoding arginine--tRNA ligase, translating to MNATQEQLQVKLEQALVDAFGLDYAGVDPILVAASNPKFGDYQANVALSLSKKLGQQPRAIAAAIVEKLDLSDICETPEIAGPGFINLKLKTAYLEAQLNAIHADSRLGIPTTKHPQREIVDFSSPNIAKEMHVGHLRSTIIGDSIARILEFRGHDVLRLNHVGDWGTQFGMLIAYLREVYPEALTTANALDIGDLVSFYRQAKQRFDADAAFQETARQEVVRLQAGAEDTLHAWKLLCAQSRREFQIIYDLLDVQLTERGESFYNPLLPTVVEELDKSGLLVENQGAKCVFLDGFTNREGEPLPLIVQKSDGGYNYATTDLASLRYRIQQDDAKRIIYVTDAGQANHFAQFFQVARKADWIPNDVELVHVPFGLVLGEDGKKFKTRSGDTVRLRDLLDEAILRFRETLEAKIIEEGREETEEFKANVAKVAGISAVKYADLSQNRTSNYVFSYDKMLSDKGNTAPYMLYAYARIQGISRKGGIDFAELGNDAKVILQHETEFALAKYLLQLGEVISTVEQDLLPNRLCEYLYELSRRFNTFYDRHQGVRVLDAEEPLRTSRLVLCNLTARSLQLGLSLLGIQVLERM from the coding sequence ATGAACGCTACACAAGAACAACTACAAGTCAAACTTGAGCAGGCTTTGGTGGACGCTTTTGGTCTTGATTACGCCGGAGTCGATCCGATTTTGGTGGCTGCGAGTAATCCTAAATTTGGCGATTATCAAGCTAACGTTGCTTTGTCCTTGAGTAAGAAATTAGGACAGCAACCGCGAGCGATCGCAGCTGCTATTGTGGAGAAATTAGATTTATCAGACATCTGTGAAACTCCCGAAATCGCCGGGCCTGGTTTTATTAACCTGAAGTTGAAAACCGCATACCTAGAAGCACAACTTAACGCCATTCATGCTGATTCCCGGCTAGGAATCCCCACCACAAAGCATCCACAACGGGAAATTGTTGATTTTTCCAGTCCGAATATTGCTAAAGAAATGCACGTCGGACATTTGCGTTCCACAATTATCGGTGATTCCATCGCCCGAATTCTGGAGTTTCGCGGACATGATGTTTTGCGATTAAATCATGTGGGTGATTGGGGTACGCAATTTGGGATGTTAATTGCTTACCTAAGAGAAGTTTACCCAGAGGCCTTGACAACTGCCAATGCTTTAGATATTGGTGATTTAGTCAGCTTTTACCGCCAAGCCAAGCAACGGTTTGATGCAGATGCAGCTTTCCAAGAAACAGCACGCCAAGAAGTTGTGAGATTACAAGCGGGTGCAGAAGATACACTCCATGCTTGGAAGTTGTTGTGCGCACAATCACGCCGAGAGTTTCAGATAATTTATGACTTGCTGGATGTCCAGTTAACCGAACGAGGTGAATCTTTTTATAACCCTTTACTACCAACAGTGGTGGAAGAGTTAGACAAGTCTGGTTTACTGGTAGAAAACCAAGGTGCAAAATGTGTTTTCTTAGATGGGTTTACCAATCGAGAGGGTGAACCTTTACCCTTGATTGTGCAAAAATCTGATGGTGGTTATAATTACGCCACAACTGATTTAGCCTCTCTACGTTACCGGATTCAGCAAGATGATGCTAAACGGATTATCTACGTCACTGATGCAGGGCAAGCTAACCATTTTGCCCAATTTTTCCAAGTAGCACGTAAAGCCGACTGGATTCCTAATGATGTGGAACTGGTTCATGTTCCCTTCGGTTTGGTGTTGGGGGAAGATGGCAAGAAATTTAAGACTCGTTCCGGTGATACTGTCAGATTACGGGATTTGTTAGATGAGGCTATTCTCAGATTCCGTGAGACATTAGAGGCAAAAATTATTGAAGAAGGTAGAGAAGAAACTGAGGAATTTAAAGCCAATGTTGCCAAGGTAGCAGGTATTAGTGCTGTTAAATATGCCGATTTAAGTCAAAATCGCACTAGTAATTATGTCTTTAGTTACGACAAAATGCTATCAGATAAAGGTAACACAGCACCTTATATGTTGTATGCTTACGCCCGGATTCAAGGAATTAGCCGTAAAGGGGGAATTGATTTTGCCGAGTTAGGAAATGATGCCAAAGTTATCTTGCAGCATGAAACAGAATTTGCCCTAGCTAAGTACTTATTACAGTTAGGTGAAGTTATTAGTACTGTAGAACAAGATTTGCTTCCTAACCGTCTATGTGAGTACTTGTATGAATTGAGTAGACGGTTTAATACTTTTTACGATCGCCATCAAGGAGTCCGGGTATTAGATGCAGAAGAACCATTGCGCACATCTCGCTTAGTTTTGTGTAATTTGACCGCCAGAAGTTTGCAGTTAGGTTTATCTTTATTGGGTATTCAGGTATTAGAGAGGATGTAA
- a CDS encoding hydrogenase maturation protease encodes MLTIIGCGNLNRSDDAVGVIIAQRLQKYLAENPHVNVRVYDCGTAGMEVMFQARGSTKLVIIDASSTGSEPGAVFQVPGAELAALPEPSYNLHDFRWDHALAAGRKIFEDDFPQDVTVYLIEAANLDLGLELSPVVESSAELVFQEIAEIIRNA; translated from the coding sequence ATGCTCACAATTATTGGTTGCGGAAATCTGAATCGTAGTGACGATGCTGTCGGCGTAATTATTGCTCAACGTCTACAAAAATATCTAGCCGAAAATCCTCATGTAAATGTGCGGGTGTACGACTGTGGAACCGCAGGGATGGAGGTAATGTTTCAAGCTAGAGGTAGTACAAAATTAGTCATTATTGATGCCAGTTCTACGGGTTCCGAACCTGGTGCAGTTTTCCAAGTTCCTGGTGCAGAATTAGCAGCCTTACCAGAACCTAGTTATAACTTACATGATTTTCGTTGGGATCATGCCTTAGCTGCTGGACGAAAAATCTTTGAAGATGATTTTCCGCAAGATGTCACAGTTTATTTAATTGAAGCAGCAAATCTTGATTTGGGATTAGAATTAAGTCCCGTGGTGGAAAGTTCTGCTGAGTTAGTTTTTCAGGAAATCGCAGAAATAATTCGTAATGCGTAA